CAAACTCGCTACCGCGATGCGACGCAGAGTCGGTGAGCCGGCCGGGAAGCCGAACGCGTGCGCCATCTTGTCGTCCATCAGCGCGTAGACACCTTGCCGTACCGCTGGGTGCAGTGCCGTCGGAAACCATGAGCAGAACAAGTCGAGGGTGTATTTTCCGACGCGATTGTTGTCCTCGGTGTACCGGAACGTGCGTTCTTCGTAGTCGAGTTTGAATCGTGCGAATTCGGTGTAGGACTCTGGAATGTTCTTGATACCCATTCGGATTCCGACTTCGCGGTAGAAGTAGAACGTGGCCAGGCGTTCCTTCGGGTGCAGCCGACGCCAGCCGTATCGGTCGATCCAGTCGATCGGCTCGTAGATGAATGTGGTCAGGACATAGAGCAAATCGTCGTTGTCGATGTCGTACTTGCCGTGCATTCGGTTGATCGTCCGCAGTGACTCGCGTCCTCTCTCGGAGTCGTAGCCGTGCTCGAGCATCTCCGCCATCAGAAGCGAGGTGTCGTCGTAGCGCTTCTGCGGTCGATTCTCGAATTCGCCTGTCTTCTCCAGTAGTTCGGAGATGGTCGGGACGCAGTACGTGCGGAACAGGGCGAATTCCAGAGCGCGTTGGTAGTCCCACGGAAACTCGCAGCCTGCAGTGATGAGATGGATCTCGTGGTTGTCCACTTTTGGATCGAGTTCCTCTATTCGCCGCAACCACCCGTACCGGCCGCGCTTGGCAGTGACACCCATGTCAGCCTCTCCCGTGTCGCAGTTTGAGCATCAGTTTCGAGATCTTCATGTCGCGTGCTTTGCGGTTCATCGTGAGCAGCTTCAGTGGTATCGCGAATTGCTGTACGGCCAGTGATTTGACGGTGCTGAACTCGCGGAGTCCGTCGGCGCCGTGGATGCGACCGAAGCCGGAATCGCCGGTACCACCGAACGGCAAGGCGGGAATGCCGGCGAATCCGAGGACGGAATTGACCGTCACGACGCCGCAATCGAGTCTTTCTGCTGCTCGTCGTCCGGACTCGGTGTCCTTGGTGAATACCGAGGCGCCGAGTCCGTACACCGATGCGTTGGCGCGTTCGATTCCCTCGTCGAGATCACGAACCTTGTTCACGACTACCGTCGGGCCGAAGGTCTCTTCCGTTATCGCAGTGGAATCTTCGGGAACGTCGGTGAGAATGACGGGGTCGATGTACGGGCCGTGCAGCGACTCGAGGCCACCGACGACAGCGCGCGCACCTTTGGCCAGGGCATCCTCGATCTGGCCTCGGACGATGTCGCTCTGCTTTCCCAGGGTCATCGGACCGTACGAGGAAGACCCGGCACCGCCAGGCTTCAACGCAGATACTGCCGCGGCAAGTTTGTCGACGAATGCTTCGTACACCGGAGCGGCGACATAGATTCGCTCGACACCCGCGCACGTCTGACCCGCATTTCCCATCGCGCCGAATGCTGCAAACTCAACGGCTGCATCGAGATCGGCGTCCGCGTCGACGAGCATCGCATCCTTGCCACCACACTCGGCGACGAGCGGGGTCAGCGACTGTGCGCACGTGGCCATGACCTTCTTGGCGGTGGCCGTGGACCCGGTGAAGGCGATCTTGTCGACTCCCGCAGTGCACAGTGCTGCGCCGGTCGATCCGTCACCGGTGACGGTCTGGAACACCAGTTGTGCCGGCGCGAGGGACTCCCACTTCTTCGCCAGCCACACACCGACACCCGGGGTGAGCTCGCTCGGTTTGAACACCACGGCGTTTCCTGCCGCAAGTGAATACGCGATGGAACCCATCGGGGTGTACAACGGGTAGTTCCACGGCCCGATGACGCCGACGACACCGAACGGCCGGTAGCCCACATAGGCCTTCTGATTGGCGCTGATCAGTCCCGAGGACACCTTGCGCTGCTTCAGCGTCTTCTCGGCATTCCGTGCAGCCCAATCGATGTGTTCGACGGCCATCATGACCTCGAGAATCGCATCCTCATCGGGCTTGCCGCTCTCGGCGGCAATCACCGCTGCAAGGCTCTGCGCATCCTTGGCGATCGCGTTCTTGAACTCGAGTAACCAATTCTTTCGTCCGGTGAAACCCTGAAGATCCCACCACCGAGAAGCCGCCCGAGCGCGGTCGACGGCGGCCCGGACTGTAGCGTCCTCGGAGATCGGATAGGTGGCCAGCACCTCGCCTGTCCTCGGATCGAGACTGTCGAACGTTGGAACTTGCATCTGCGTGACCTGGTCCGTCATGGGCCGAAATCCTCCCGCTCTCACAATCGCATCACATATATGTGATGCGATTTACTGTTGTCTGGCTCACACTATGCGGCGTGTGCGGTGCCGACAACCAGCCGAGTTGCGGGTGGTTCGAAGCTCGCGTGCTCCTCTTCGGCGAGCGGATGCGTCGCCAGTTCGTGCACGGGGCCGAGCGGTTGACAGGGCACCTCGAGGGCGGGACCTAACTCAGATGATGCGGCTGCGGATGGGACTTGTGGGCCTCGTCGGACCCCAGGTCGTCCTGGCGACCGTGGCCTTCGGTGTCGGAAGCCCCGGCAGGAACGAGCTTTATCACCACCGATTTCGATGTCGGACAGTTGCTTCCCACCGCCGTCGAGTCCAGCGGGACCAATGGATTGGTCTCCGGGTAGTACGCCGCGGCGCACCCCCGAGGGGTGTCGTATTCGACGATCCGGAAGTTCGGCGCACTCCGCTCGATATCGTCGTCGTCCCATTTTGTGACGAGGTCGACGTACTCGCCATCGCGGTAGCCGAGTGCGGCAATGTCCTCGCGGTGGACGAACACGACGCGTCGGCCGCCTTCGATTCCTCGGTAGCGATCGCTGAGGCCGTAGATCGTCGTGTTGAACTGATCGTGACTCCGGAGCGTCTGGAGCAGCAGGTGGCCGTCCGGGACCTGTAGAACGTCGATCGGCAACGCAGTGAATTCGCCGCGCCCGGAGTCGGTTTCGAAGGTCCGTGAGTCCCGCGGTGGATGTGGGAGAACGAACCCGCCTGGCCTGCGTACGTTGACCTCGTAGCCTTCGCAGCCCGGTACGACGCGAGAGATGTGCTTGCGGATGTTTCGGTAGTCCTCGCGCATACCCTTCCAGTCGATGCCGTGGCGGTCACCCAAGGTGGCCTCGGCGATTCCGGTGAGGATGGCCACCTCGGACCGGAGGTGCGCACTGGCAGGCTTCAACGGACCGCGCGAAGAATGCACCGAGCAGGTGGAGTCTTCGACGGAAATCCACTGTGGGCCCGAGGCTTGCACGTCCTGCTCGGTGCGGCCGAGTGTCGGGAGGATGAGTCTGGTCTCGCCGCCGACGAGGTGGGAACGGTTGATCTTCGTCGAGATGTGCACCGTCATGCGCATGCCCCGCATGGCCTCGAAGGTGACGTCGCTGTCCGGCGTCGCCTGAACGAAGTTGCCGCCGAGTCCGAGGAAGAAGTGGGCTTTACCGTCACGCATCGCGCGGATCGAGTCGACTGTGTCGAGACCGTTCTCGCGCGGTGGATCGAAACCGAACTCGGCCTCGATGGAGTCGAGGAAGTGCTGCGGGACTCGCTCCCAGATCCCCATGGTGCGATCGCCCTGCACGTTGGAGTGGCCGCGGACGGGCAGCAGGCCGGCACCGGCCTTGCCAATATTGCCCTGCGCCAGAGCCAGATTGGTGAGTTCCTTGATGGTGGCGACGGCGTTGCGATGTTGGGTCAAACCCATGGCCCAGCAGAAGACGGTGGCCTTCGAATTGCGAAGCATACGCGCCGCTTCGGTGATGACTTCCCTTGTCAATCCGGTGGATTCGGTCACGATGTCCCAATCGAGGGCGCGCACGTTCTCGCGCCACGCCCCGAACCCTGCAGTGTGGGCCTCGACGAACTCGTGGTCGAGTGCATCCCATTCGACGAGCAACGACCCGAACGCCTGGAACAGCGCCAGATCCCCGTTGACTCTGATCGGCAAGTGCATGTCCGAGAGGTCCGTACCGGGACCTACCATTCCACGGACGGTCTGCGGGTTCTTGAAGTTCACCAGACCCGCTTCGCGCAGTGGGTTGATAGAAAGGATCTTCGCGCCGTTCTGCTTCGCCTTCTCGAGCGCCGACAACATGCGGGGATGGTTGGTGCCTGGATTCTGGCCGGCGAGGATGATCAGTTCAGCGTCGTAGACGTCGTCGAGCGTCACGCTGGCCTTACCGATGCCGATGGTCTCCTGCAATGCGATCGAGGTGGACTCGTGGCACATGTTGGAACAGTCGGGCAGATTGTTGGTACCGAATGCCCGCGCGAAGAGCTGATAGGTGAAAGCTGATTCGTTCGATGCTCGACCCGAGGTGTAGAAAATCGCCTCATTGGGGTCGGGGAGTGATCGAAGTTCCTCGCCGATGAGCGCGAACGCGTCGTCCCACTCGATCGATTCGTAATGCCGGCTACCTGGCCGCTTCACCATCGGATGGGTGATTCGCCCCTGCTGCCCGAGCCAGTGTTCGGAGTGACCGTCCAGGTCGGCGATGGTGTGAGCCGCAAAGAACTCGGGGGTCGCACGCGTCGTCGTCGCTTCCTCGGCCACCGCCTTGGCGCCGTTTTCACAGAACTCGGCGAGGTGCCGATGGCCGGGGTCGGGATCCGGCCATGCGCAACTCATGCAGTCGAAGCCCTCGGCTTGGTTGAGGTCGAGAAGCGTCTTCGCCGTCCGAACCGGACCCATGTGGCCGAGCGCGCGCTTCATCGACACTGCGACGGCGGTCAGGCCCGCCGCATGAGTCTTCGGTGTGCCGATGTCGAGCTCGGTTTCGTGACGCTCCATGCTGGGTCCTTTCGGGTCGGGCGAAGCTGCTACTTGCCGAGCATCCTGGTGACCAAGTCCATGTAGGACTGTTTTGCCGAATCCTGGCTCGTTCCTTCGAGCTTCGCCCATGCGTCGAACTTGGCGCGATTGATCATGTCCAGTCTTCCGGGACGCTTACCCTCGGCGTCGCCTTTCGAACCTTGCTTGAACAACGAATACAGGCTGAGGAGGTCGTCGTTGCTGGGCTTGGAGGTCAGCGTCTTCACGTCGATCTGGGCTTGCTGAAACGACTGCTCGAGATCGGACACTTTTCGGCTCCCTTGTTTTCGCGACGCGGTGCTCTTGCGAACTGCTCACACGATCATGGCACGCGAGCGGAGTGCTGACGGGCCGTTCGTCCGGCATCGGTGACGAGGCGGACACAATGAGCGAGAAACTTTTCCCGCGTCGCGGTGACGGTTCCGTCGAGGTATCCGACGAACAACGAGGTGAGTGCTCCTACGACACCGATGGCGACCAGGTGCTGGTCTTCGACATCGATGCCGGTCAGTTCTGCACGAACCAGTTCGACGAAAGTGGGGACGAGTGCGGTTCCGCTTCGGCTGATGGCAGGCTCGGACAGTGGTGCCAGCAGTAAGACTCGGCCCACGGCGGGGTTGTCGAGAACCAATTCGACGAAGGCGCGGACCGGTGCGCCGGCCCTGTCCTCTTCGACAGAGGTCGCGACGGCGGTTTCGATGGCAGCACGGGCCCGACGACCGACGTGGGCGTAGACGGTTCGGACGTACTCGTCGCGGTCGGTGAAGCTCTCGTAGAAGTATCGCTCGGTCAGGGAGGCACTGCGGCAGACCGCACGGACGCTGACTGCGGGTCCGCCCGGGGAGCCGAGAAGTGCAACACCGGCGTCGAGCAGCGTCGCGTACCGGTGTCTTCGGCGTTCGTCGATGTTCACCGGTCTCCTCGCCTCTATTGACTACGGGTGTTGTCGAATCCTAGTCTGACAACATGTGTAGTCAGTCTGGGGTCGGTAGGCCGATTCCGCTGGGGCCCGAGTCCTTGACGTGGGAGTACTTCGGCGATTGGCGCGGCATGCTGCAGGGGGTATGGGCCGGATCCATGCAGAACATGCATCCTGGGCTCGGTGCAGGCGTCGAGGAGCATTCGACCTTCTTCGACGAACGTTGGCAGCGCTTGTACCGATCGCTGTATCCGATCGGCGGCGTGGTCTTCGACGGCGACCGGGCCGAACGAACTGCGTTGGCCGTCCGTGGATATCACGACAACATCAAAGGTATCGACGCCAAAGGCAGGCGTTATCACGCGCTCGACCCGGATACCTTCTACTGGGCGCACGCAACGTTCTTCATGGGGACCGTTCTGACGGCCGACCACTTCATGGGTGGCCTCGGTGAAGAACAGAAACGCCAACTGTTCACCGAACATGTTCAGTGGTACCGGTTGTACGGGATGAGCATGCGCCCGGTTCCCGAGACATGGGAAGACTTCCAGGTGTACTGGAGGTACATGTGCCGCGAGGTATTGGAAGACAACAAGGCCACTCGCGATGTCCTCGATCTGTCGGGGCTGGGGCCCCCGCCGTACGCGTCGTGGATTCCAGCGCCGATCTGGGCCGTTCTCCGGCGACCGGTCGCGCGAGGTTTCGTGTGGCTTACCGTCGGCCTCTATGACCAATCGATACGAGATCTGTTGGGCTACAACTGGACCGAGCGTGACGAGCGAATCTTCTCCGCCGTGGGAAAGTTAATCGACAAGGCGTTTTCCGTGGTGCCTCGTCGATACCGTATGCATCCAAGAGGGCGAGCAGGTTGGGACCGCGCGACCGGGCGTGTTCCGGCCGACGCGGCACTACCCCAAACCCCGGCACGCAATCTTCCGCCGATAGGTGAGCGGAACGATCCGAAGCACTACAGTCCTCGGGTCTAGAGGTTCCACTCACCTGTCCACGGAGGCTGCCTAGGCATCCCACCAGGGTCGTAGTGGGAGGCCCGCTTCACCCTTGGGTCCGAGCTTGACGCCCAGAACCTGGTGCAACTGAACGACATTGCGTTCGAATCCCAGACGTGAGCCGGCCATGTAGAGGCCCCAGATGCGGGCCGTTCCTTCACCGGCCTCGGCGACGCACGCGTCCCAGTTGTCGACGAGATTGCGGCACCACGCGGCCAGCGTGAGGGCATAGTGCTCGCGGAGGCTTTCCTCGTGCCGCACCTCGAGGCCGACATCCTGCATCTCGCTGATGATGCGCCCGGAGCCGGTCAGCTCACCGTCCGGAAAGACGTACCTGTCGATGAACGATCCGGCTTTGGCGTGGCTTCGATTGTCGGGGCGGGTGATGCTGTGGTTGAGCACTCGGCCACCGTCGCGCAACTTCGACTGAATGAAGCTGAAATAGGCTGGATAGTTGCTCACCCCGATGTGCTCGGTGAGGCCGATCGAGGACACCGCATCGAAACCGGTCTCGGCGACGTCGCGGTAGTCGGAGAAGCGAACCTCGGCGAGTTCGGAGAGCCCTTCGTCGGCAATGGCCTGCTGCGCCCAGTCTGCTTGCTCTCGTGAAAGAGTCGCGCCGATGACCTTGACGCCACGTCGTGCGGCATAGCGGACCATCGAGCCCCAGCCGCAACCGATATCGAGCAGTCTGTCGCCTTCCTTCAATCCGAGCTTCTCGAACACCAGGCGGTACTTGTTCTCCTGTGCCTCCTCGAGGGACTGCTCCGGTGAGGTGTATGCGGCACAGGTGTAGGTCATCGATTCTCCGAGTACATACTCGTAGAACGTATTCGACACGTCGTAGTGGTGCGAGATCGACTCGGCGTCACGAGTCTTGGAGTGGCGCAAGCCCTCCGCGATTCGACGCCACCGCGGAATCGCCTCCTGTGGCGGCGGAGCAATGGGACGCAGCAGGTCCCAGCCGAGAGAGCGGGTGATCGTGGCGAGAGTGAGGGCGGACGGCCTGCGGAAGTGCAGCTCGTCTCCCATCACCCGCAACAACTCGTACGGATCTCCCGGATGTACGCCCTCGGCCTCGAGGTCGCCGGATACGTAGGCGCGGGCCATGCCGAGGTCACCCGGAGCGGTCGCCAAGTAGGTGGCGCCGCGCGGGCTCTTGAGCTTGAGTCCGAGCGTGGCATCCTCCGGACCGGCGGCGCTGCCGTCGTAAGCGCTGAAACGGAGGGGGATGTTTCCGTCGGAAAGCAGCTCGAGAATCTCCGAGATGGTGAGCTTGTGGGTGCGGCTCGCGTCGCTACTGGTGGATTCTTTCAACGTTGTCATTTTCCTTGCACCGCTTTCGAGTACATGTCCAACAGACGTGACTTCGGATCGTACTTTTTCTTCAGTTCTTCGAATTTCTCGCCGCCGTACAGCGCGGCAAACTCTGCCTCGGAGTAGTAAGCATCCGAGTAGAGCGACTTATGCCCATCGAAGTCGGTGACTTTCTGTTCGATGGCACGATTGGTGGCACCTTCCGGTTGGCCGGGGACAATGGGGACCGAAGACCAGAAGCCGATGTTGACGTAGGTCTTCTCGGGCTGGAGCGGATACAACGGCCATGGTCGCGTACCGTCGGCGCCGTCAGGTGCCGGATTACGAAGGCGCAACGGGCACAGCCACAATGGCTCGATGGGGATTTCGTCGAGGAACCAGCGCAGAAATGGGGCGGTGTTCTCGATGGGAACCTCGACGTCCTGAACGACGCGCTCGCGCGGTGGTCTTCCCTTGCGGGCCTCGAGGCGATCGGCGATATCGTATTTGCGGTCGAGGCCGATGAGCTTCCAGTAGAAGCTGGAGCGTCGATACTTCTTCGGCCAGAGACGTCGAATTCTCGGGTTCTGGGTGCCGAAAGCGCGTGAGCACCAGAACCAGTCGGTATCCCAACGCCACAGGTAGTCGTGAATTGTCAGTCGATCGGTCTTCGGTTCGGTGCCGTCGTGCTGGATCGAGCGGTAGAAGATGTCGGGCCCGGCGTGGTACTCGCTGACCGGGCCGGGCTCGGCCGTTTGGGTACCCAGTGTCAGGTAGCTTTCGTCGGCGGAGAACACGACGCCGTCTAGGTAGTGGACTTCGATGTCGTCGTACGCACGCTCGGAAACGATGGTGTCCATCGTCGACTGCATCGTGTCGAGGTCGTGGAAGCGCACGTGACGGAGAGCGACGAACGGTTTTACCGGTTCGAGTTGAATCTTCAGTCGGGTCGAGTATCCGAGGGTGCCGTACGAGTTGGGGAAACCTCGGAACAGTTCGGCGTTCTCGCCGTCCGGTGTGGCGGTGATGATCTCGCCGGTTCCGGTGAGGACGTCGATCTCGAGAACGGATTCGTGTGGAAGTCCGTTGCGGAAAGAGGTGCTCTCGATCCCGAGGCCGGTGACGGCACCGCCGAGCGTGATGGTTTTCAGTTGCGGGACGACGAGCGGGGCCAGGCCGTACGGCAGCGTTGCGTCGACCAAGTCCTCGTAGGTGCACATTCCGGCCACATCGGCTGTCCGATCCGTCGGGTTAACCGTGATGACTCCGGTCAGCCCCGATACATCGAGTCCGGGGGCGGTCGAGCCTGCTCGTGCTCGAAAGAGATTCGAGGTCTTCTTCGCCAGGCGCACCGTCGCGTCCTCGGGGATTGCTCGGTAGCTTGCAAGTAGTGCGCCGACTCCGGCGCGATACGCGGCGAATCCGATCTCTCGGGGTTCGGGTCGTCGTCTGGTCAGCACGTTCGCGAAAGCCACAGACTGACGCTATCTCTACTGCAGGTCGAGGGCCACCGAGAATGCGTCCTCTTACGTAAACTTTCACGCAAATGTTGTGCGAAAGTGGCGTTGGAACCGGACGAATCGGGCAAATAGATGCGTCTTGCATGTCTTTTGCACGGCTAAATAAAAGTTGGTGAACCCTGTCACATCCCCGTATATCGTTGGGTCGACGCTGCGCCAAGGGCCGGCAGGATGGTGCTTTGTCGAGCGGGGCGCGGCTAGGCTGAGATGTGTAACCGAACCGAGAGGACACCACAGTGCAACCCGGTGAGCAGCCCGACATCGCGTCGATCATGCAGCAGGCGCAGCAAATGCAGCAGCAACTGATGGCCGCACAAGCCCAGATCGCCGAGATCGAGGTGAGCGGGCAGGCGGGCGGAGGATTGGTCACGGCAACGGTGAAGGGCACAGGCGAACTCGTCGGCCTGACGATCGACCCGAAGGTTGTCGACCCGGACGACGTCGAAACACTGCAGGATCTGATCATCGGCGCGATCGCCGACGCGGCGAAATCCGCTCAGACCGTAGCGGCAGACAAGCTCGGTCCGCTCACTGGTGGGCTCGGTGGCGGTTCGCTCGGCCTTCCCGGCTTCTAGGACCGACACGTGTACGAAGGTCCTGTTCAGGATCTGATCGACGAACTCGGAAAACTTCCAGGTGTTGGACCCAAGAGCGCTCAGCGCATTGCGTTTCATCTGCTGAGCGTGGAACCACCCGACATCGACCGGCTCCTGAAAGCGCTGCAACGCGTCCGCGACGGTGTCCAGTTCTGCACGGTGTGTGGCACTGTCTCCGACAAAGAGCTGTGTCGAATCTGTGCCGACCCGCGACGCGATCGCAGCATCATCTGCGTCGTCGAAGAGCCCAAAGATGTTCAGGCGGTGGAAAGAACGCGGGAGTTCAAAGGTCGCTACCACGTGCTCGGTGGTGCCCTCGATCCCTTGAACGGCGTCGGCCCCGATCAACTTCGCATTCGAGAGTTGTTGGTGCGAATAGG
This region of Rhodococcus sp. PAMC28707 genomic DNA includes:
- a CDS encoding TetR/AcrR family transcriptional regulator, translating into MNIDERRRHRYATLLDAGVALLGSPGGPAVSVRAVCRSASLTERYFYESFTDRDEYVRTVYAHVGRRARAAIETAVATSVEEDRAGAPVRAFVELVLDNPAVGRVLLLAPLSEPAISRSGTALVPTFVELVRAELTGIDVEDQHLVAIGVVGALTSLFVGYLDGTVTATREKFLAHCVRLVTDAGRTARQHSARVP
- a CDS encoding FAD-binding oxidoreductase, which codes for MGFAAYRAGVGALLASYRAIPEDATVRLAKKTSNLFRARAGSTAPGLDVSGLTGVITVNPTDRTADVAGMCTYEDLVDATLPYGLAPLVVPQLKTITLGGAVTGLGIESTSFRNGLPHESVLEIDVLTGTGEIITATPDGENAELFRGFPNSYGTLGYSTRLKIQLEPVKPFVALRHVRFHDLDTMQSTMDTIVSERAYDDIEVHYLDGVVFSADESYLTLGTQTAEPGPVSEYHAGPDIFYRSIQHDGTEPKTDRLTIHDYLWRWDTDWFWCSRAFGTQNPRIRRLWPKKYRRSSFYWKLIGLDRKYDIADRLEARKGRPPRERVVQDVEVPIENTAPFLRWFLDEIPIEPLWLCPLRLRNPAPDGADGTRPWPLYPLQPEKTYVNIGFWSSVPIVPGQPEGATNRAIEQKVTDFDGHKSLYSDAYYSEAEFAALYGGEKFEELKKKYDPKSRLLDMYSKAVQGK
- a CDS encoding oxygenase MpaB family protein, whose product is MCSQSGVGRPIPLGPESLTWEYFGDWRGMLQGVWAGSMQNMHPGLGAGVEEHSTFFDERWQRLYRSLYPIGGVVFDGDRAERTALAVRGYHDNIKGIDAKGRRYHALDPDTFYWAHATFFMGTVLTADHFMGGLGEEQKRQLFTEHVQWYRLYGMSMRPVPETWEDFQVYWRYMCREVLEDNKATRDVLDLSGLGPPPYASWIPAPIWAVLRRPVARGFVWLTVGLYDQSIRDLLGYNWTERDERIFSAVGKLIDKAFSVVPRRYRMHPRGRAGWDRATGRVPADAALPQTPARNLPPIGERNDPKHYSPRV
- the recR gene encoding recombination mediator RecR; protein product: MYEGPVQDLIDELGKLPGVGPKSAQRIAFHLLSVEPPDIDRLLKALQRVRDGVQFCTVCGTVSDKELCRICADPRRDRSIICVVEEPKDVQAVERTREFKGRYHVLGGALDPLNGVGPDQLRIRELLVRIGNQDDGVDVSEVIIATDPNTEGEATSTYLARTMRDFPGLSITRLASGLPMGGDLEFADELTLGRALTGRRVL
- a CDS encoding oxygenase MpaB family protein, whose protein sequence is MGVTAKRGRYGWLRRIEELDPKVDNHEIHLITAGCEFPWDYQRALEFALFRTYCVPTISELLEKTGEFENRPQKRYDDTSLLMAEMLEHGYDSERGRESLRTINRMHGKYDIDNDDLLYVLTTFIYEPIDWIDRYGWRRLHPKERLATFYFYREVGIRMGIKNIPESYTEFARFKLDYEERTFRYTEDNNRVGKYTLDLFCSWFPTALHPAVRQGVYALMDDKMAHAFGFPAGSPTLRRIAVASLRAKARGERFMPKRRHSRTTDDSKNKTYPGYPRGYRPSQLGALADPPTCPYTPERSVGPRAEQPATL
- a CDS encoding YbaB/EbfC family nucleoid-associated protein, which translates into the protein MQPGEQPDIASIMQQAQQMQQQLMAAQAQIAEIEVSGQAGGGLVTATVKGTGELVGLTIDPKVVDPDDVETLQDLIIGAIADAAKSAQTVAADKLGPLTGGLGGGSLGLPGF
- a CDS encoding FdhF/YdeP family oxidoreductase yields the protein MERHETELDIGTPKTHAAGLTAVAVSMKRALGHMGPVRTAKTLLDLNQAEGFDCMSCAWPDPDPGHRHLAEFCENGAKAVAEEATTTRATPEFFAAHTIADLDGHSEHWLGQQGRITHPMVKRPGSRHYESIEWDDAFALIGEELRSLPDPNEAIFYTSGRASNESAFTYQLFARAFGTNNLPDCSNMCHESTSIALQETIGIGKASVTLDDVYDAELIILAGQNPGTNHPRMLSALEKAKQNGAKILSINPLREAGLVNFKNPQTVRGMVGPGTDLSDMHLPIRVNGDLALFQAFGSLLVEWDALDHEFVEAHTAGFGAWRENVRALDWDIVTESTGLTREVITEAARMLRNSKATVFCWAMGLTQHRNAVATIKELTNLALAQGNIGKAGAGLLPVRGHSNVQGDRTMGIWERVPQHFLDSIEAEFGFDPPRENGLDTVDSIRAMRDGKAHFFLGLGGNFVQATPDSDVTFEAMRGMRMTVHISTKINRSHLVGGETRLILPTLGRTEQDVQASGPQWISVEDSTCSVHSSRGPLKPASAHLRSEVAILTGIAEATLGDRHGIDWKGMREDYRNIRKHISRVVPGCEGYEVNVRRPGGFVLPHPPRDSRTFETDSGRGEFTALPIDVLQVPDGHLLLQTLRSHDQFNTTIYGLSDRYRGIEGGRRVVFVHREDIAALGYRDGEYVDLVTKWDDDDIERSAPNFRIVEYDTPRGCAAAYYPETNPLVPLDSTAVGSNCPTSKSVVIKLVPAGASDTEGHGRQDDLGSDEAHKSHPQPHHLS
- a CDS encoding aldehyde dehydrogenase family protein → MTDQVTQMQVPTFDSLDPRTGEVLATYPISEDATVRAAVDRARAASRWWDLQGFTGRKNWLLEFKNAIAKDAQSLAAVIAAESGKPDEDAILEVMMAVEHIDWAARNAEKTLKQRKVSSGLISANQKAYVGYRPFGVVGVIGPWNYPLYTPMGSIAYSLAAGNAVVFKPSELTPGVGVWLAKKWESLAPAQLVFQTVTGDGSTGAALCTAGVDKIAFTGSTATAKKVMATCAQSLTPLVAECGGKDAMLVDADADLDAAVEFAAFGAMGNAGQTCAGVERIYVAAPVYEAFVDKLAAAVSALKPGGAGSSSYGPMTLGKQSDIVRGQIEDALAKGARAVVGGLESLHGPYIDPVILTDVPEDSTAITEETFGPTVVVNKVRDLDEGIERANASVYGLGASVFTKDTESGRRAAERLDCGVVTVNSVLGFAGIPALPFGGTGDSGFGRIHGADGLREFSTVKSLAVQQFAIPLKLLTMNRKARDMKISKLMLKLRHGRG
- a CDS encoding acyl-CoA-binding protein — protein: MSDLEQSFQQAQIDVKTLTSKPSNDDLLSLYSLFKQGSKGDAEGKRPGRLDMINRAKFDAWAKLEGTSQDSAKQSYMDLVTRMLGK
- a CDS encoding class I SAM-dependent methyltransferase encodes the protein MTTLKESTSSDASRTHKLTISEILELLSDGNIPLRFSAYDGSAAGPEDATLGLKLKSPRGATYLATAPGDLGMARAYVSGDLEAEGVHPGDPYELLRVMGDELHFRRPSALTLATITRSLGWDLLRPIAPPPQEAIPRWRRIAEGLRHSKTRDAESISHHYDVSNTFYEYVLGESMTYTCAAYTSPEQSLEEAQENKYRLVFEKLGLKEGDRLLDIGCGWGSMVRYAARRGVKVIGATLSREQADWAQQAIADEGLSELAEVRFSDYRDVAETGFDAVSSIGLTEHIGVSNYPAYFSFIQSKLRDGGRVLNHSITRPDNRSHAKAGSFIDRYVFPDGELTGSGRIISEMQDVGLEVRHEESLREHYALTLAAWCRNLVDNWDACVAEAGEGTARIWGLYMAGSRLGFERNVVQLHQVLGVKLGPKGEAGLPLRPWWDA